A window of Actinomycetota bacterium contains these coding sequences:
- a CDS encoding ATP-binding protein, producing MGEEIIERLPDGVIVVDRERKIALMNGAAERLTGWVRAEAVGRFYGEVLRLRDTSGRLAHEHADPFECAGPVSMGSPEREFQLHRRDGSSRWVAVRARYARDDFGRVVEVVVSVRDANRRHRLEHSAYDLIATLAHDLRSPLTSVKGFTSTLVRNWDRFTEEQKQHMLRTIDWDADRMNRLLSDLLDLSRLEAGRLELKRQSLDVPDLAKRVVDRASMDVKAHSITTAFPDEFPTVTADPGKIEQVLVNLVENAIKHGDPGPIEVSGEVVSGRIIVRVSDSGPGIDAKHVPYVFTKFYRRGTGERHSGTGLGLYICKGVIEAHGGEIRIERTNSDGTVFAFSLPREEQ from the coding sequence ATGGGCGAAGAGATCATCGAGCGGTTGCCCGACGGAGTTATTGTCGTGGACCGCGAACGGAAGATCGCGTTGATGAACGGCGCCGCGGAGCGGCTGACCGGCTGGGTTCGCGCCGAGGCGGTAGGGCGTTTCTACGGTGAAGTGCTCCGACTGCGTGACACCTCAGGCCGACTGGCTCACGAGCACGCAGATCCCTTCGAATGTGCGGGTCCCGTTTCGATGGGTTCGCCGGAGCGGGAGTTTCAGCTTCACCGGCGAGACGGCTCGAGCCGCTGGGTCGCTGTTCGCGCGCGCTACGCTCGGGACGACTTCGGGCGCGTGGTCGAAGTCGTCGTATCCGTGCGTGACGCGAACCGTCGGCACCGGCTCGAGCATTCTGCGTACGACCTTATTGCGACCCTTGCGCATGACTTGCGTTCGCCGTTGACCTCGGTGAAGGGGTTCACGTCGACGCTGGTTCGGAACTGGGATCGGTTCACCGAGGAGCAGAAACAGCACATGTTGCGCACGATCGACTGGGACGCCGACCGGATGAACCGTTTGCTCAGTGACCTCCTCGATCTTTCCCGTCTGGAGGCCGGGCGGCTGGAGTTAAAACGACAGTCGCTGGACGTCCCGGACCTGGCCAAGCGGGTGGTCGATCGAGCGTCGATGGATGTGAAGGCACACTCGATCACGACGGCATTCCCCGACGAGTTTCCCACCGTGACCGCCGATCCCGGGAAGATCGAGCAGGTGCTGGTGAACTTGGTCGAGAACGCGATCAAGCACGGGGATCCCGGGCCGATCGAGGTAAGCGGCGAGGTGGTGTCCGGGCGAATCATCGTGCGAGTGTCGGACTCCGGCCCCGGAATCGACGCGAAGCATGTGCCGTATGTGTTCACGAAGTTCTACCGTCGCGGGACGGGGGAGCGGCACTCCGGAACCGGTCTCGGGCTCTACATCTGCAAAGGGGTCATCGAGGCGCACGGGGGGGAGATCCGTATCGAACGGACGAACTCCGACGGCACTGTGTTCGCCTTTAGCCTGCCGAGGGAGGAGCAGTGA
- the pheS gene encoding phenylalanine--tRNA ligase subunit alpha — MSEDYGRTIAAELERALGAASAARTLEEVREVRVRALGRKAPMSAIKSAMGGLSPDERRSIGRSLNDARDCIEAALAGREAELEAERDAARLQRDRVDVTLPGRCARPGSSHPLTQMTERIVDVFVGMGYWVAEGPEVETDWFNFQALNIPEDHPARSMHDTLYVEGTDLLLRTHTSPVQIRAMQAQAGPPIYVIAPGRVFRRDAFDSSHSPCFHQVEGLAVDRGISLADLKGTLAAFARAVFGPEQRVRLRPSYFPFTEPSLEVDVVCVNCNGDGCSSCGRSGWMEVLGAGMVHPNVLRAVGWDPEEVSGFAFGMGVERIAMTAWEVSDIRSFFDNDQRFLGGFAG; from the coding sequence GTGAGCGAGGACTACGGGCGGACCATCGCAGCGGAGCTTGAGCGCGCACTGGGTGCTGCGTCTGCTGCACGCACGCTCGAGGAAGTTCGCGAGGTGCGAGTCCGGGCGCTCGGTCGGAAGGCTCCGATGTCGGCGATCAAGTCGGCGATGGGCGGTCTCTCGCCCGATGAGCGCCGCTCGATTGGCCGCTCCCTGAACGATGCGCGCGATTGCATCGAGGCGGCATTGGCGGGACGTGAAGCGGAGTTGGAGGCGGAGCGCGATGCGGCGCGCCTCCAGCGCGATCGCGTAGATGTGACATTGCCGGGCCGGTGCGCGCGCCCCGGGAGTTCGCATCCGCTGACGCAGATGACGGAGCGGATCGTCGACGTGTTTGTGGGCATGGGCTACTGGGTGGCTGAGGGGCCGGAGGTGGAAACGGACTGGTTCAACTTCCAGGCACTCAACATTCCGGAGGACCACCCGGCAAGGTCGATGCACGACACCCTGTACGTCGAAGGGACGGATCTGTTGCTGCGTACGCACACGTCGCCGGTGCAGATTCGCGCCATGCAGGCCCAAGCCGGACCACCGATCTACGTGATCGCCCCGGGGCGCGTGTTCCGGAGAGATGCCTTTGACTCGTCGCATTCACCGTGCTTCCATCAGGTCGAGGGGTTGGCGGTCGATCGTGGGATTTCGCTGGCGGACTTGAAGGGAACTTTGGCCGCGTTCGCGCGCGCCGTTTTCGGACCCGAACAGCGCGTACGACTGCGGCCCTCGTACTTTCCGTTTACTGAGCCGTCCCTCGAGGTGGACGTCGTGTGCGTCAACTGCAACGGCGATGGGTGTTCGTCGTGCGGGCGCAGCGGGTGGATGGAAGTGCTTGGGGCAGGGATGGTCCATCCAAATGTGTTGCGGGCCGTTGGTTGGGATCCCGAGGAGGTCTCGGGATTCGCATTCGGCATGGGCGTTGAACGCATCGCAATGACAGCCTGGGAGGTCTCGGACATCCGCAGCTTCTTCGACAATGATCAGCGTTTCCTTGGGGGGTTTGCGGGCTGA